In Amycolatopsis methanolica 239, a single genomic region encodes these proteins:
- a CDS encoding class II aldolase/adducin family protein, with product MILADERRAVCEYARRLTADGLVVGTSGNISARSGELIAVTPTGVDYGVLTPEDIPVVALDGAIVEGKLRPTSEMPMHLSVYTKAADPDGAPITGIVHTHSVHATAVSTLVDEVPAVHYMLATIGPSARVARYATYGTEELAESMLAALEGRRGCLLGNHGTITYGDGLAAAYSRAEQLEWLCQVWLLARSAGNPRLLPFEEIAHVVEKLRGYGQK from the coding sequence GTGATCCTGGCCGACGAACGGCGAGCGGTGTGCGAGTACGCGCGGCGGTTGACCGCCGACGGGCTGGTGGTCGGCACCTCCGGCAACATCTCCGCTCGCTCGGGCGAGCTGATCGCGGTGACGCCGACCGGGGTGGACTACGGCGTGCTGACGCCGGAGGATATCCCGGTGGTCGCGCTCGACGGGGCCATTGTGGAGGGCAAGCTGCGGCCCACCAGCGAGATGCCGATGCACCTGTCGGTGTACACGAAGGCGGCCGACCCGGACGGCGCGCCGATCACCGGGATCGTGCACACGCATTCGGTGCACGCGACCGCGGTGTCCACTTTGGTCGACGAGGTGCCCGCGGTGCACTACATGCTGGCAACGATCGGCCCGTCCGCGCGGGTCGCCCGCTACGCGACGTACGGCACGGAGGAGCTGGCGGAGTCGATGCTCGCCGCGCTGGAGGGTCGCCGGGGCTGCCTGCTGGGCAACCACGGAACCATCACGTACGGCGACGGTCTGGCGGCGGCGTACAGCCGGGCCGAGCAGTTGGAGTGGCTCTGCCAGGTGTGGCTGCTCGCCCGTTCCGCGGGCAACCCGCGGCTGCTGCCGTTTGAGGAAATCGCGCACGTGGTGGAGAAACTGCGCGGGTACGGCCAGAAATAG
- a CDS encoding MBOAT family O-acyltransferase: MSFASPLFLWYFLPATLLAVLVLPRSWRNGIIAVASLVFYASGAGAFTLLLLACMVVNFAAGTALEPNPWEPRSSRKRSLLIAVICFDVGILVVWKYAGFATQQIDYFTQLFGGSFPVAHLALPIGISFFTFHHISYVVDIYRGERRALRNPVSFVTYIAMFPQLVAGPIVRYREIADQLPQHRSHRMDDIAAGFPRFALGLCKKAIIADSLSPMVEACFATPGDEMTFAIAWLGAVGYTLQLYFDFSGYSDMAIGLGRMLGFRLPENFARPYSSVTVTEFWRRWHMSLSRWFRDYAYIPLGGNRAGAAKTYRNLCIVFVLTGFWHGANWTFLVWGCYHGLLLIIERRFGWDRTPAAVAARVGRRVLTLVLVVFGWVFFKSADIRHAFTMIGHMLVPDFDGLTDVVEAALTNQRVVILIAALAIFALPANPVAGPLLESARTRGAVGLRIGVMTAGALYAAILVANGTFSPFLYYQF; encoded by the coding sequence ATGTCGTTCGCTTCACCGTTGTTCCTCTGGTACTTCCTTCCGGCGACGTTGCTCGCCGTGCTGGTGCTGCCGAGGAGCTGGCGGAACGGCATCATCGCGGTCGCCAGCCTGGTCTTCTACGCCAGCGGCGCGGGCGCGTTCACCCTGCTGCTCCTGGCGTGCATGGTGGTCAACTTCGCGGCGGGCACCGCGCTGGAGCCAAACCCGTGGGAGCCGCGGTCGAGCCGGAAGCGGTCGTTGCTGATCGCGGTCATCTGCTTCGACGTCGGCATCCTGGTGGTCTGGAAGTACGCCGGGTTCGCGACGCAGCAGATCGACTACTTCACCCAGCTCTTCGGTGGTTCGTTCCCGGTGGCGCACCTGGCGTTGCCGATCGGCATTTCGTTCTTCACGTTCCACCACATTTCCTATGTGGTCGACATCTACCGGGGTGAGCGGCGGGCGCTGCGCAACCCGGTGTCGTTCGTGACCTACATCGCGATGTTCCCGCAGCTCGTGGCGGGCCCGATCGTGCGGTACCGGGAGATCGCGGACCAGTTGCCGCAGCACCGGTCGCACCGGATGGACGACATCGCGGCGGGCTTCCCGCGGTTCGCGCTGGGGCTGTGCAAGAAGGCGATCATCGCCGACTCGCTGAGCCCGATGGTGGAGGCGTGCTTCGCGACGCCCGGCGACGAGATGACGTTCGCGATCGCGTGGCTCGGCGCGGTCGGGTACACACTGCAGCTGTACTTCGACTTCTCCGGCTACTCGGACATGGCGATCGGGCTGGGGCGGATGCTCGGGTTCCGGCTGCCGGAAAACTTCGCGCGGCCGTACTCGTCGGTGACGGTGACCGAGTTCTGGCGGCGCTGGCACATGTCGCTGAGCCGCTGGTTCCGCGACTACGCGTACATCCCGCTCGGCGGCAACCGCGCCGGCGCGGCGAAGACGTACCGTAACCTGTGCATCGTGTTCGTGCTGACGGGCTTCTGGCACGGCGCGAACTGGACGTTCCTGGTGTGGGGTTGTTACCACGGGCTGCTGCTGATCATCGAGCGCCGGTTCGGCTGGGACCGGACCCCGGCCGCGGTGGCCGCGCGGGTGGGCCGCCGGGTGCTGACGCTGGTGCTCGTGGTGTTCGGCTGGGTGTTCTTCAAGTCGGCCGACATCAGGCACGCGTTCACGATGATCGGGCACATGCTGGTCCCCGACTTCGACGGCCTGACAGACGTCGTCGAGGCGGCGCTGACGAACCAGCGGGTGGTCATCCTGATCGCCGCGCTGGCGATCTTCGCACTGCCCGCCAACCCGGTCGCCGGGCCACTGCTGGAGTCCGCCCGAACCCGCGGCGCGGTGGGCCTGCGGATCGGCGTGATGACGGCGGGCGCGCTGTACGCCGCGATCCTGGTCGCGAACGGCACGTTCAGCCCGTTCCTGTACTACCAGTTCTGA
- a CDS encoding FGGY-family carbohydrate kinase, with product MIIGVDIGTSLTKAVVFDEAGVSLHQACTPSEVHHLPGGRVEQDLDQVVGTVATVVREVAAKLDAPVTALALTGQGDGVWLRDEDGNAVRPAISWLDGRANALLAKWQADGVSREVFRRTGSGMFPGCAAAVLSYLDTHEPEVLDRAAVAGYCVDAVVQRLTGEITVDVSDASLPFLDPKTRRYDEGAIAAVGLSHRRNLLAEPAPPKAVFKLNRRGAELLGLPEGLPVTAGPFDLPASAIGAGVRAPGDGILTAGTTLACQVLTDNAEFDGEGEPAGMFLSTPTPGEYLHAMPAMVGTASIDWICRLLGIEVTEIGTLLAQSPPGAAGVRALPFLSASGERAPFVDASARAQFAGLSLEHGRADVVRALCESIAYAARHCFDAAGLSGRLYACGGGVRSAEWTQIFADVLGRPIVIPSDPGVGARGAVLVAAEALNQPFDAELWASSSRTVSPVPENVEFYQSGYADYQASLTAARGLWRL from the coding sequence ATGATCATCGGCGTCGACATCGGTACTTCACTGACGAAGGCCGTCGTGTTCGACGAGGCCGGGGTGTCGCTGCACCAGGCCTGCACGCCGTCCGAGGTGCACCACCTGCCTGGCGGCCGGGTCGAACAGGACCTCGACCAGGTCGTCGGCACGGTCGCGACCGTCGTGCGCGAGGTCGCGGCGAAGCTGGACGCCCCGGTCACCGCGCTGGCGCTGACCGGTCAGGGCGACGGCGTGTGGCTCCGCGACGAGGACGGCAACGCCGTGCGGCCAGCCATCTCCTGGCTCGACGGCCGGGCCAACGCGCTGCTCGCCAAGTGGCAGGCCGACGGGGTGTCGCGGGAGGTGTTCCGGCGCACCGGCTCGGGCATGTTCCCCGGCTGCGCGGCCGCCGTCCTGTCCTACCTGGACACCCACGAACCCGAGGTGCTGGACCGCGCCGCGGTGGCCGGGTACTGCGTCGACGCCGTGGTGCAGCGGCTGACCGGCGAGATCACGGTCGACGTGTCCGACGCGTCCCTGCCGTTCCTCGACCCGAAGACCCGCCGCTACGACGAGGGCGCGATCGCCGCAGTCGGACTGTCCCACCGGCGGAATCTGCTGGCCGAACCGGCGCCGCCGAAGGCCGTGTTCAAGCTGAACCGCCGTGGCGCCGAACTCCTCGGGCTGCCCGAGGGGCTGCCGGTCACCGCAGGCCCGTTCGACCTGCCTGCCAGCGCGATCGGCGCCGGGGTGCGCGCGCCGGGCGACGGCATCCTCACCGCCGGCACCACACTGGCTTGCCAGGTGCTCACCGACAACGCCGAGTTCGACGGCGAGGGTGAGCCGGCCGGGATGTTCCTGTCCACGCCGACGCCCGGCGAGTACCTGCACGCGATGCCGGCGATGGTCGGTACCGCGAGCATCGACTGGATCTGTCGTCTGCTGGGCATCGAGGTCACCGAGATCGGGACGCTGCTCGCGCAGAGCCCGCCCGGGGCCGCCGGGGTGCGGGCGCTGCCGTTCCTGTCCGCGTCCGGTGAGCGGGCGCCGTTCGTCGACGCGTCCGCGCGGGCGCAGTTCGCCGGGCTGAGCCTGGAGCACGGGCGGGCGGACGTGGTGCGTGCGCTGTGCGAGTCGATCGCCTACGCGGCACGGCACTGCTTCGACGCGGCCGGGCTGTCCGGCCGGTTGTACGCGTGCGGCGGCGGGGTGCGCTCCGCCGAGTGGACGCAGATCTTCGCCGACGTGCTCGGTCGCCCGATCGTGATCCCGAGCGATCCGGGTGTCGGGGCGCGGGGTGCCGTCCTGGTCGCGGCCGAGGCGCTGAACCAGCCGTTCGACGCGGAGCTGTGGGCGAGTAGCTCGCGGACCGTGTCGCCGGTGCCCGAAAATGTCGAGTTCTACCAGAGCGGTTACGCGGACTACCAGGCGTCGCTGACCGCCGCGCGGGGGTTGTGGCGACTGTGA
- a CDS encoding GNAT family N-acetyltransferase: protein MGAVGMLGRVEEIVTHLEMTSPADLRPAPPVPGVAVEPIPADAPLVRPTTVRIGEPYNWPSSRWSDDDWEWYLAREGRHCVLIRHLGEIAGLADYQSHGDGEVEITTFGLVPEYVGKGIGGYALTLAVEQAWQSGPDVRRVWLHTSDLDHPHALPNYHRRGFRTFRTARGRR from the coding sequence GTGGGTGCGGTCGGCATGCTGGGCCGGGTGGAAGAGATCGTCACCCACCTCGAGATGACCAGCCCCGCCGACCTGCGCCCGGCGCCGCCCGTGCCCGGGGTCGCGGTGGAGCCCATCCCCGCCGACGCCCCACTGGTCCGCCCGACGACGGTGCGGATCGGCGAGCCGTACAACTGGCCGAGCTCCCGCTGGTCCGACGACGACTGGGAGTGGTACCTGGCCCGCGAGGGCCGCCATTGCGTGCTGATCCGCCACCTGGGCGAGATCGCCGGCCTGGCGGACTACCAGTCCCACGGCGACGGCGAAGTGGAGATCACCACGTTCGGCCTGGTGCCGGAGTACGTGGGTAAGGGCATCGGCGGCTACGCACTGACCCTCGCGGTCGAGCAGGCGTGGCAGTCGGGCCCGGACGTTCGCCGCGTGTGGCTGCACACCTCGGACCTCGACCACCCGCACGCCCTGCCGAACTACCACCGCCGGGGCTTCCGCACGTTCCGCACCGCGCGCGGGCGGCGCTAA